Proteins encoded by one window of Salmo trutta chromosome 17, fSalTru1.1, whole genome shotgun sequence:
- the LOC115151637 gene encoding excitatory amino acid transporter 5-like — protein sequence MVPQNRPTPEEFDGLPSEGLGTMEELLLPTEGEETRSNNSSYSPRGETMYQRVNRFLHGAFVDDLKQWLRDYLKRNGLLTLSVFAVLTGCVLGAVLRGSHLSTQAKIYFSFPGELLMRMLKMLILPLITSSLMSGLSSMEPKACCRVGVLTVTYYLWTTFIAVVVGILLVIIIKPGVGTEMDSIRLGGGPVMTSADALLDLIRNMVPSNLIEATFQQYKTDLVPILKVSRVTVQPNFVYAIPDESDLSGQTVFLELTPPPEIHYKTRAGNSQQMNVLGIVIFSATMGLLLGKMGERGAPLVNVCQCVNECVMKITNTAVWYFPFGIIFLVAGKILDMQDPSNLGKKLGWYTVTVLTGLFVHGLILLPFFYLVLTQKNPFTYIRGLLQALVIALATSSSSATLPITMKCLLENCNVDRQIARFVLPVGATINMDGTALYEAVAAIFIAQVNNYELDFGQLVTISITATAASIGAAGIPQAGLVTMVIVLTSVGLPPDDITLIVAIDWVLDRFRTMINVLGDALAAGIIGHLCRKDFPRGGTGKSQPSYGTQNKHNLHNMQNGMPLTELPLHKQDCCYEVMEDTVNESPTIYYNICQV from the exons ATGGTTCCTCAGAATCGCCCCACTCCAGAAGAATTTGACGGTCTTCCCAGTGAAGGACTTGGAACTATGGAGGAGCTACTACTGCCCACTGAAGGCGAGGAGACGCGCTCCAACAATAGCTCGTATTCTCCAAGAGGAGAAACCATGTACCAACGTGTCAATAGATTTCTCCATGGGGCTTTTGTTGATGACTTGAAACAGTGGTTAAGGGACTACCTGAAGCGCAACGGCTTGCTGACGCTCTCGGTTTTTGCCGTGTTGACGGGCTGTGTCCTGGGGGCTGTGTTAAGAGGGAGCCATCTCTCTACCCAG GCTAAGATATATTTCTCGTTCCCTGGAGAGCTTCTCATGAGAATGCTCAAAATGCTTATCCTCCCCCTCATCACATCCAG TTTAATGTCAGGCCTGTCGTCCATGGAGCCCAAAGCCTGTTGTCGTGTGGGTGTTCTCACTGTGACCTACTACCTGTGGACCACCTTCATTGCGGTGGTGGTGGGTATCCTGCTGGTGATCATCATCAAGCCTGGGGTGGGCACTGAGATGGACAGCATCAGGCTAGGAGGAGGGCCCGTCATGACTTCTGCTGATGCCTTGCTAGATCTCATCAG GAATATGGTTCCTTCCAATCTTATTGAGGCAACATTTCAGCAG TACAAAACAGATTTGGTTCCTATCCTGAAAGTCTCCAGGGTCACAGTGCAGCCCAACTTTGTGTACGCCATACCTGACGAAAGTGACCTCAGTGGTCAGACGGTGTTCCTGGAGCTCACTCCACCCCCTGAGATCCACTACAAGACCAGAGCTGGAAACAGCCAACAGATGAATGTACTGGGGATCGTCATCTTCTCTGCCACTATGG GGCTGTTGCTGGGGAAAATGGGCGAGAGAGGAGCACCACTAGTCAACGTGTGTCAGTGCGTCAACGAATGTGTCATGAAAATCACCAACACTGCTGTTTG GTATTTTCCATTTGGGATCATATTCCTCGTAGCTGGAAAAATCCTGGACATGCAGGACCCATCTAATCTTGGGAAGAAGCTGGGCTGGTACACCGTCACTGTTCTGACCGGGCTGTTTGTTCACGgcctcatcctcctccccttcttctacCTCGTCCTGACTCAGAAAAACCCCTTCACTTACATCAGAGGCCTACTACAAGCCTTGGTCATAGCACTGGCCACCTCCTCAAG ttcTGCCACTCTACCCATCACTATGAAGTGCTTGCTGGAGAACTGCAATGTGGATCGGCAGATAGCACGCTTTGTGCTGCCTGTGGGGGCCACCATCAACATGGACGGAACGGCTCTTTATGAGGCCGTGGCGGCCATCTTTATCGCCCAGGTCAACAATTATGAGCTGGACTTTGGCCAGCTGGTCACCATTAG TATAACAGCTACAGCTGCCAGCATAGGTGCTGCTGGGATTCCCCAGGCCGGCCTCGTTACCATGGTCATTGTCCTGACATCAGTGGGTCTGCCGCCTGATGACATCACCCTCATTGTGGCCATCGACTGGGTGCT GGACCGATTCCGAACCATGATCAACGTGCTTGGAGACGCCCTGGCAGCAGGAATCATCGGCCACTTGTGTCGGAAAGACTTTCCTCGCGGTGGTACTGGCAAG tcccagccttcaTACGGCACACAGAACAAACACAACTTGCACAACATGCAGAATGGCATGCCACTGACTGAGTTACCTTTGCACAAGCAAGACTGCTGTTATGAGGTGATGGAAGACACAGTCAACGAGAGCCCCACTATATACTACAATATCTGTCAAGTTTAA
- the LOC115151641 gene encoding zinc transporter ZIP3-like, whose product MELVVAKVLCLLGVFALMLAGILVPVRLMMQVDYEKAQNYRKALALCNSFGGGVFLATCFNALLPAVRNKLDEVLKLGNITTDYPLAETMMMLGFFLTVFVEQTVLTFKKEKPSFINLETFNAGVSEAGSDSEYDTPFISPTRGSPVGHHHGHHHGHLSPTELARAGPLRLASLVLALSAHSVFEGLALGLQEDGAKLGSLFLGVGIHETLAAVALGVSVAKAALPMRDAIKLGVTVSLMIPIGIGLGMGINSAQNLAGSIASVVLQGLAAGTFLFVTFFEILSRELEDKHDRLLKVLFLILGYGVLAGLMFIKW is encoded by the exons ATGGAGCTTGTAGTGGCCAAGGTCCTTTGCCTTCTGGGAGTGTTTGCCCTCATGTTGGCTGGGATTCTTGTCCCAGTGCGCCTGATGATGCAGGTGGACTATGAAAAAGCCCAAAACTACAGGAAGGCTCTTGCACTCTGCAATTCTTTTGGAGGTGGTGTATTTCTGGCCACTTGCTTCAATGCTCTTTTGCCAGCAGTAAGAAACAAG CTGGACGAGGTCCTTAAGCTGGGGAATATAACCACAGACTACCCCCTGGCAGAGACCATGATGATGCTGGGCTTCTTCCTCACCGTCTTTGTGGAGCAGACAGTGCTCACCTTCAAGAAGGAGAAGCCATCTTTCATCAACCTGGAGACCTTTAACGCAGGGGTCTCCGAGGCTGGGAGTGACTCTGAGTACGACACTCCATTCATTTCTCCCACCCGGGGCTCCCCTGTGGGCCACCACCATGGGCATCACCACGGACACCTCAGCCCCACTGAGCTGGCAAGAGCTGGGCCTCTGCGGCTGGCCAGTCTGGTCCTGGCTCTCTCTGCCCATTCGGTGTTCGAGGGGCTGGCCCTGGGCCTCCAGGAGGATGGGGCCAAGCTGGGAAGCCTCTTCCTGGGGGTGGGCATCCACGAGACCCTGGCCGCCGTGGCTCTGGGGGTGAGTGTGGCCAAAGCTGCTTTGCCCATGAGGGATGCCATCAAACTGGGTGTGACGGTCAGCCTCATGATACCCATTGGCATCGGACTGGGCATGGGCATCAATAGTGCCCAGAACCTGGCAGGCAGTATTGCCTCTGTGGTGCTCCAAGGCCTGGCTGCTGGTACTTTCCTCTTTGTCACCTTCTTTGAGATCCTGTCTCGGGAGCTGGAGGATAAACATGACAGACTGCTAAAGGTGCTCTTTCTCATACTGGGCTATGGGGTACTAGCAGGCCTAATGTTCATCAAGTGGTGA
- the LOC115151640 gene encoding small glutamine-rich tetratricopeptide repeat-containing protein alpha, translated as MTDTKRLAISIIQFLHDQLGSGSLSSDAQESLEVAVQCLETAFEVSTDDQTLSVTQTLPEIFASATQKHPDTSQGKINTATDSPTEEEVAEAERLKTDGNDQMKVEKFGAAVEFYSKAIAINPQNAVYYCNRAAAYSKLGNYAGAVQDCELAIGIDPNYSKAYGRMGLALASLNKHIEAVGYYKKALELDPENDTYKSNLKIAEQKMETPSPTGGMGGVDLAGLLSNPGFMNMASGLMNNPQVQQLMSGMMSGAYGPMGAPAAPGVGPGLAGPGLGAGPGLGAGPGLGAGPGLGAGPGLGAGPAAGVGVGGAGPGDISGLIQAGQQFAQQMQQQNPELIEQLRSQIHSRTPSGSNEEQP; from the exons ATGACAGACACAAAGCGTCTTGCCATCTCCATCATTCAGTTTCTTCATGATCAACTGGGCTCTGGGAGTCTATCGTCAGATGCTCAGGAAAGTTTAGAAG TTGCAGTCCAATGCCTGGAGACTGCCTTCGAGGTCTCGACCGATGACCAGACCCTATCTGTCACTCAAACATTACCAGAGATTTTTGCCTCCGCGACACAGAAG CATCCAGACACCTCCCAGGGGAAAATAAACACAGCCACAGATTCCCCTACTGAGGAGGAAGTAGCAGAGGCAGAGAGACTCAAAACTGACG GCAATGATCAAATGAAGGTTGAGAAATTTGGGGCAGCTGTGGAATTCTACTCAAAGGCTATTGCCATAAACCCCCAGAATGCAGTTTACTACTGCAACAG GGCTGCTGCATACAGTAAACTAGGCAACTATGCTGGAGCAGTTCAGGACTGTGAACTTGCCATTGGGATTGACCCAAACTACAGCAAAGCATATGGAAGAATGGG GTTGGCTCTAGCCAGTTTAAACAAACACATAGAAGCTGTAGGTTATTACAAGAAAGCCCTAGAGTTGGACCCAGAGAACGACACCTACAAATCCAACCTGAAAATAGCAGAGCAGAAAATGGAGACTCCAAGCCCA ACAGGAGGAATGGGAGGAGTTGATCTGGCTGGCTTGCTCAGTAACCCTGGTTTCATGAACATG GCATCCGGTTTGATGAACAACCCACAAGTACAGCAACT GATGTCGGGGATGATGTCAGGGGCTTACGGGCCAATGGGAGCTCCAGCAGCGCCTGGAGTAGGGCCTGGGTTAGCAGGTCCAGGGTTAggagctggaccagggttaggagctggaccagggttaggagctggaccagggttaggagctggaccagggttaggAGCCGGACCGGCAGCAGGAGTTGGAGTAGGTGGAGCTGGTCCAGGTGACATCTCTGGTCTCATCCAAGC GGGCCAACAATTTGCGCAGCAAATGCAACAGCAGAACCCAGAGCTAATTGAACAGCTGAGGAGTCAAATTCACAGCCGGACACCTAGTGGTAGCAACGAAGAACAACCTTGA